In Thunnus thynnus chromosome 20, fThuThy2.1, whole genome shotgun sequence, a single window of DNA contains:
- the LOC137172715 gene encoding TBC1 domain family member 12-like isoform X4, producing MERSDDASSLPATVNYSDESSPRHHPPSSSADVTAWGRPTCRRVACSGDGEEEEEESDSHHSLRGPIRCSPEAREADDGQGARPSPGDDVTRTDSTVCSHSMASCSEGSKVNHCYRLDTGGHSGVGATGGTDCHTPPSKASKVNINPVTRESDTDSDTQHGDLTFDLQEVSSDDETFITEPPPPQGELSLPPAASRSRNTYECGRRQSAPGQLVQDGSQAELQSRRPGIVDYFSSRQRSVSHSVPGWKLFGKVPPRQIPSKHSRIIQQQSAAVSLSSPSSPDLRRSAEYEARQVAAQSSPTQHAVGQQQSRRNVEFEPLSTTALILEDRPPNLPAKSAEETQRHRQQYEQMVAGAKRRELKEAQRRQQQMKERFRQEDVIANTALIWNKHILPHWDAMKSSRRARDLWWAGLPPSVRGRVWSLAIGNELNITAELYEIFLSRAKEKWRNLGETQADAGAPPADSESSLQLIRRDVSRTLASLCVFQKGGPYHDLLQSILGAYTCYRPDVGYMQGMASLAAMLILNMDEVEAFISFSNLINKPCQLTFYRVDHQLGPVSLH from the exons ATGGAACGAAGCGATGACGCGTCGTCTCTACCGGCAACCGTAAACTACTCGGACGAGTCCTCGCCGCGTCAtcatcctccttcctcctctgctgaCGTCACCGCCTGGGGTCGCCCCACCTGTCGGCGGGTCGCGTGTTCAGGAGacggcgaggaggaggaggaggagtcagaCTCGCATCACAGCCTGCGAGGACCAATCAGATGCAGCCCTGAAGCCCGGGAGGCAGATGATGGTCAGGGGGCGAGGCCTAGTCCCGGTGATGATGTCACCCGaacagacagcacagtgtgcTCACACAGCATGGCGTCCTGCAGCGAGGGGTCAAAGGTTAATCACTGTTACAGACTGGACACTGGTGGTCACTCTGGGGTTGGGGCTACTGGAGGCACTGACTGTCACACGCCGCCATCGAAGGCATCTAAGGTAAATATAAACCCTGTGACCCGCGAGTCAGACACTGACTCAGACACACAGCACGGggatttgacctttgaccttcaggAGGTCAGTTCTGATGACGAGACGTTCATCACGGAGCCACCGCCGCCACAGGGCGAGCTGAGCCTCCCGCCCGCCGCTTCCCGCTCCAGGAACACGTACGAGTGCGGCCGCAGGCAGAGCGCGCCGGGTCAGCTGGTGCAGGACGGGTCACAGGCCGAGCTGCAGTCCAGGAGGCCGGGCATCGTCGACTACTTCAGCAG caggcAGCGGTCCGTCAGTCACAGCGTTCCCGGCTGGAAGTTGTTCGGTAAAGTTCCTCCCAGGCAGATTCCCTCCAAACATTCTCGGATCATCCAACAG CAGAGCGCTGCAGTCAGTCTGAGCTCTCCGTCCTCTCCGGACCTCCGGCGCTCGGCG GAGTACGAGGCTCGGCAGGTGGCGGCCCAGAGCTCTCCTACCCAGCATGCAGTGGGGCAGCAGCAGAGCCGGAGGAACGTAGAGTTTGAGCCGCTGTCGACCACAGCCCTGATCCTGGAGGACCGACCGCC gaaTCTTCCCGCCAAGTCAGCTGAGGAAACCCAGAGACACAGGCAGCAGTACGAGCAGATGGTAGCTGGAGCCAAGAGGAGAG AGTTGAAGGAGGCTCagaggaggcagcagcagaTGAAGGAGCGTTTCAGACAGGAAGACGTCATCGCCAACACAGCGCTGATCTGGAACAAACACATCCTGCCTCACTGGGACGCCAT GAAGTCGAGTCGGCGTGCTCGGGATCTGTGGTGGGCGGGTTTACCCCCCAGCGTCCGGGGACGAGTGTGGAGCCTCGCCATCGGCAACGAGCTCAACATCACAGCAG agctGTATGAGATCTTCCTCTCCAGAGCGAAGGAGAAGTGGAGGAACCTCGGTGAGACTCAGGCTGACG CCGGAGCGCCGCCGGCCGACAGCGAGTCCAGTCTGCAGCTCATCAGACGAGACGTTTCCAGGACGTTGGCGTCGCTGTGCGTCTTCCAGAAG GGCGGCCCCTATCACGACCTGCTGCAAAGCATTCTGGGAGCTTACACCTGCTACAGACCTGATGTGGGATAt